In the genome of Deinococcus sp. YIM 77859, one region contains:
- the casB gene encoding type I-E CRISPR-associated protein Cse2/CasB, with amino-acid sequence MTTAPATQPPEERFFAELAKLSRGQHAELRRTLSDDRPAYGAYFLEGVAYRSGLAWARKEELDGLEQSQRRALYLVAGLYALVERPHDDEPEEERTKTQARKPLSLGALLGDLYRSQDARPSIEKRFLTLLDADREALSYHLRQAVTLLKAANMHPDWPQLLRDVTRWGDAVRQTWARDFYRHAESPEKAVPAASDEDDAAPRTFTPAPGTEEETLE; translated from the coding sequence ATGACGACTGCACCCGCAACACAGCCCCCGGAGGAACGCTTTTTTGCGGAACTGGCGAAACTCTCGCGCGGACAGCACGCCGAGCTGCGCCGCACCCTGAGTGACGACCGGCCCGCCTACGGGGCTTATTTCCTGGAGGGCGTGGCGTACCGCAGCGGCCTCGCCTGGGCCCGGAAGGAGGAGCTCGACGGGCTGGAGCAGAGCCAGCGCCGCGCCCTGTACCTCGTGGCGGGCCTCTACGCTCTGGTTGAGCGGCCCCACGACGACGAGCCGGAAGAGGAGCGCACCAAGACGCAGGCCCGGAAGCCGCTGTCACTGGGGGCGCTGCTGGGTGACCTCTACCGTTCCCAGGACGCCCGCCCCAGCATCGAAAAACGCTTTTTGACCTTGCTGGACGCCGACCGCGAGGCCCTCTCCTACCACCTGCGGCAGGCGGTGACCCTCCTCAAGGCCGCCAACATGCACCCCGATTGGCCACAACTGCTCCGGGACGTAACCCGCTGGGGCGACGCGGTGCGTCAGACCTGGGCCCGTGACTTCTACCGCCACGCCGAATCGCCCGAGAAGGCCGTACCCGCGGCCAGTGACGAGGACGACGCGGCCCCACGGACCTTTACGCCCGCCCCCGGCACCGAAGAGGAGACCCTAGAATGA
- the cas7e gene encoding type I-E CRISPR-associated protein Cas7/Cse4/CasC has translation MKALLELHILQNFAPSNLNRDDTGSPKDAYFGGVRRARISSQSFKRAMRLYFREQQLLNPDELGERTKRAHEAIRDLLVQRGRGRDEAEAAAMAALGGLGLPVKDGKSQYLLFLGRDELERVAGIIEAHWDDFAALTPAADEGKKKAKGSKKAELPGDIGRQLANALNGTKAVDVALFGRMLADLPDKNTDAAAQVAHALGTHAANREFDFYTAVDDLKPEDNAGADMLGTVEFGSATFYRYAAVDLAKLLENLGGDADLALRGLRAFLTAAVYALPGGKQNTFAAHNPPSLFATVVREDASPRNLANAFEVPVRPGQGGIVENSMKALAAEWDRQERIFGQAGRGRYVNARDERDLEALPGERFPDIAGLLDATLADVEHLLDGLR, from the coding sequence ATGAAAGCCCTGCTCGAACTGCACATCCTTCAGAACTTTGCCCCCAGCAACCTCAACCGCGACGACACCGGTAGCCCCAAGGATGCCTATTTCGGCGGAGTCCGCCGCGCGCGTATCAGTTCCCAGAGTTTCAAGCGGGCCATGCGGCTCTATTTCCGCGAGCAGCAGCTCCTGAACCCGGACGAGCTGGGCGAGCGCACCAAGCGGGCGCATGAGGCCATCCGCGACCTGCTGGTGCAGCGTGGCCGTGGCCGCGATGAGGCAGAGGCGGCGGCGATGGCCGCGCTGGGCGGGCTCGGTCTCCCCGTCAAGGACGGCAAGAGCCAGTACCTCCTCTTCCTGGGCCGCGACGAGCTCGAACGGGTGGCGGGCATCATCGAGGCTCACTGGGACGATTTCGCCGCTCTGACACCAGCCGCGGACGAGGGCAAGAAAAAGGCCAAGGGCAGCAAGAAGGCCGAGCTGCCCGGCGACATCGGGAGGCAACTGGCGAACGCGCTGAACGGCACCAAGGCCGTGGACGTGGCCCTTTTCGGTCGAATGCTGGCAGATCTGCCCGACAAGAACACGGACGCTGCCGCGCAGGTGGCGCACGCCCTCGGTACGCACGCCGCGAACCGCGAATTCGACTTCTACACGGCGGTGGATGACCTCAAGCCCGAGGACAACGCGGGCGCGGACATGCTGGGTACGGTGGAGTTTGGCAGCGCTACCTTTTACCGCTACGCGGCGGTAGACCTCGCCAAGCTGCTGGAGAACCTGGGGGGTGACGCAGACCTGGCCCTGCGCGGCCTGCGGGCCTTTCTGACGGCGGCCGTCTATGCATTGCCGGGAGGCAAGCAGAACACCTTCGCGGCCCACAATCCGCCCAGCCTGTTCGCTACCGTGGTGCGCGAGGACGCCTCGCCACGCAACCTCGCCAACGCCTTTGAGGTGCCGGTCCGGCCTGGACAGGGAGGCATCGTCGAGAACAGCATGAAGGCCCTTGCTGCCGAGTGGGACCGTCAGGAGCGCATCTTTGGCCAGGCGGGGCGGGGCCGGTACGTGAATGCCCGCGACGAACGCGACCTGGAGGCGTTGCCCGGCGAGCGCTTCCCCGATATTGCAGGGCTGCTGGATGCCACCCTCGCGGATGTGGAGCACCTGCTGGACGGGCTGCGCTGA